The Drosophila sechellia strain sech25 chromosome 2R, ASM438219v1, whole genome shotgun sequence nucleotide sequence TCCGCCCACGACATTGGAAAATGTACAGCCCAGCAGTGAACTTACGACTGGACAGCACGCCAAGGTTAATTTGACTCTGGGTCTGCagggcggtggtggtggtggcggtggcgatGGTCCCGCCGAGCTAGCCACAAATCCTCTTCATCTTCAAGCACCCTCCGACAGAGATCTCATTATTCGCAATAGAATTAAGACACCTACACTGGATGACATCATCGTAGAGGCGGACCACCATCAGAGCAGTGATGGAGGTGTCATGGATGACAACGAGATTAAGAGTATATCATCAATGCAGTTTCAGCGGAACTCCAGCAATGTCTAAGACAATTTCCAAAGAATCCAGACACTTTTTCTTTTGTGTCTTATGGGTTTTATGTCTGCCAGGAAAATATGggtatacatttttttgttctttatttatatgttgGAAAAATGGCGAATAAATGCCAATTGCTATGCTACCTATTGTTTAGCCCACAAGAATtgcaaaatatgaaatttgCGTCTAAAAACTATGGTAAAATGGATTacatttcaataatttttaagtaaataaagATTTCTAAATATAAATCTAATTTAAATAAGTCTAGATTTggtaaaaattttttttttttttttttctatttcttgTTCTTGCAAGGATCTTCCTATTTCTTGCAGGGATCATCCTTTTTCTTACAGGGATCTTCCTACTTGCAACCACCCTTTTCCTTCGCATCGCATTGGTCGACCAATTGGGCATAGAGAACCAGGTCAAGGAGACGGCACGAATATCCGGTCTCGTTATCGTACCAACTGATCAACTTGACGAAGGTATCGCTTAGGGCAATACAGGCCTTGGCATCAAAGACGGATGCAAATCGTGAGCCGTTAAAATCGGTGGacaccacctcctcctcgaCATACCCCAGGATTCCCTTCATTTCGCATTCGGATGCATCCTTGATGCACTTTTTGATATCATCCATTTTGGCGGGCTTAGAAAGCCTACAGGTGAGGTCCACCACCGAGACATTGGGAACTGGTACACGGAAAGCCATACCCGTGAGCTTCCCGTTCAGGTCCGGAATCACCTTGCCGACTGCTTTAGCGGCTCCTGTGGCTGCGGGTATGATGTTGGTCATGCCACTGCGTCCATCCCGCCAGAGTTTGCTGCTGGGTCCGTCGATGATCTTTTGGGTAGCTGTAGCCGCATGAACGGTGGTCATAAGGCCCTCACATATTTGAAAGTTATCGTTCACCACCTTGGCCAGAGGCGCCAGGCAATTGGTTGTGCACGAGGCATTCGAGATGATTGGTGTGCCCGGCTTGTATGTATCAAGATTCACGCCGCACACAAACATCGGAGCATCGGCAGATGGTGCCGATATGACCACCTTTTTGGCCCCACTATCCAGGTGACCTTGACAGGCTTTTAGGGTGGTAAACCTGCCGGAGCACTCCACCACCGTATGCACGCCGAGGTCGCACCATTTCACCTTCTTGACGTCCGACTCCTTGAGCAGCTTGATCTTCTTGCCATTTACAACGAGATTGTTCCCGTCGACAGAGATCTTCTGATTGAACTGTCCATGAGTGGAGTCGTATCGCAGCATGTAGGCCAGATACTTGGGATCCAGCGAGGGATCGTTGATTGCCACGATCTTGACATCTTTCCGAACTAGAGCCTGGCGGGCAAACATTCGACCGATTCGGCCAAAGCCATTGATGCCAATTCCGGACATAATGGAATTCGACTTGCAGtgttgaaaattttgatgatttttgATACGTATTATATAACAGTTCGACTGTGTGGAAGGCTAAGATAgatatgaaaataatttccCGGCTGTCCTAGATCTTTCCAGTTTATGAATCCCAGATGGATggcaaacatacatacataattacGCAGCCGGGTATAAATCAATCGAAATCGACCACCTGCCAAAGCTTCTCACGAAACAAAATTACAATAACCTTCGGGAACGCCCAATCCCAATTGTCTGGAGGCCCAAGGAAGTGGGTGTGGCTGCCAAATTGCTggccacacacactcacgtcCATAGAAAATCCAGCTTCAAGGGTCATTACTCACCTTTGTGTGGAATGTCTCACTCCTTCGGGACCCCACCCTTTTATACACTGTAAGAAAGTAATTTGAAATGAACATGATAAAAGCATAAGAAATCGATCCTACATATGTTGGTTTTTATGATGCATGTACTATGCTCAATACATCGAAAAGTCGAACTTGTGCGTCGTGGTCCTTTAACTTTAACTGGCTTGTTTTACTTCCTGTGGTCgataaaaaaaggaaagtcCCTTTGAAAGTACCAATGTAACTATCGCCCCAAGCCTTTATTCCTGTGTGCTTTTCCTTCTTTTCGGGCATACCAGATGACGGCCATCAGCCGTAGAAATTTCCATGCCCATCTGCCCCTTGGCCCATGACTTGGCTGGAAATATATTGAATTGAAGTTTTATTCGTTCGGCTTTTAGCAGAGACCCCACTCTGCTGTCGGCATTTCCGGGGGGTGTGGGGTGTTGGAAATCGGTCTTCAACTAGCTATGACAACTTAACTTTGTTGAATATTTATGATGCTGAAGCAACAGCAGGACGgctggcaacatgttgctggcAACATTGGGACGCCCCCGCAAAAAAAACCAACTGAGCGCAAGGACCCTCTTcaatctctctctctccctctctagCTTTGGCACGGAAAACTGTGCTCTCCAGGTCCTGTGTGGTGAATTTCCCATTTTGGGGTCGGCGCTGATTACGAAATTGTTGCAGTAATCGTAGGACCCGCAGTTGCAAGCCCCGGATAGCGCCAGCCCCGATTCAATGTATCATTTATGTTTGAACTGGAGATTGGAAGGTGTCGTAAATGTTAAATGCCCCACATCAAATCCCATCAAATTGAAGTTTATTTTATGTACTCCGGTCGAGCAGTGGGGGGATTCTAAGTTGTGGGCCCGGAGCCCTTGCAACTTTGTTGTGAGCCAGCTTGTTTGCTTTGGAGTCTTCGCTTACATTCCAGTTTGCTTGTCCGGCGAGTGCTACTTGAAATTTATGCGAAAAACTTTCAAATTTGAAACTTGCCCGCTGAGAAATGGGCCACACAAGCAAAGGATGCAAATCCCATTTTAAGAGCGGCTTAAGCAGAGTTCAACCTAGAGttgaaaaatgtaaatatatgcaataaatttaaacACGAATCCATAATGGTAGAGTTAGTTGTAATTAAAACACCAAAGAAGGTAAGCCATAAATTATTGTGAGAGGTGACATGTTATCGCTGCTAAAGGATACGAGTATCCTTTGAAGTACTATCTACTATTTCGTGTTTGCTACAACACTCTTTATCTTAATCACAGTTTTTCAACACTCAACATTAAGAGAAATGATACTCGTTTTATATTAACTACTTTCAATCACGTTGTattggcaaaataaaaatatctttaatAATATTTGGCGTAGCAAGCAACACTGCTCCTTTGGTtgataaattgaattttatggTATTATAGCCGCTGGACTTGGCAATTAAACCAGAACCCTAATAAAGAATAACACTCCGGTTATCATTTCTCTTCGTGTACTGGCGCACATAAAAGATCAATGGTCAATGCTCCTCCAGGGGCTCTTTAACTTGTTGGCCGGAACAGGAGCTCCACCAAACTTGGTCTACAAGCAGGATAAATGTAGTTAAGACCGTTGCTGGCATTAAAGCAGGGCAGTGGGCTTAAGCTGACTGAAGAGGAAAACAAATCGATTGCGAAATGTTGCGGAAGTGAcaattgttttattatatgtTTTTCAGCTGCGAAGGACAAAGTGCCTCCATAATTTTCACAGCTGTCAGTGCGTTGCGGACCCGCTTAGCATTGGGCAAGGAGATGAGGTTCCCCCAGCTCCGTGGCTCAGCTCCTTAGCTCCTTAGTTCCTTAGCTCCTTTGCTCCTTGGCTCCTCCTCGCTTCCTAATCGCATTGAGCTTATACATTTTCCATCATTGCCCCTGCTGTGCGGCGAGTACTGCTCTATTTTCCGGTTGTGAATAAGTGCAAAAATGTTGTTTGCCTGCTTAGCGATTATCCGGGGGATCAATATTCAGCAGCCAGCTGCAGGATCCCCTCGGCAATAGTTTCCAGGATGCGAGTGGTACGTCATCACCAAATTGAATTGTCAGGCACAATGTATGCTGCAAATTTTCGGCGGAACAAAGAGCCGTTTGGTGAACAAAAGGATAAGGAACTGGGGCCAGATCCAGCCAGGCTGTTCCATGCACTCGCATTCAAACTGACAGCTAATTGTGCGCTCAAGTGCCtaaaggggcgtggctgggACTCGAATTCCGGACTCCCCACAAGTTGTCCTCGCCAGAACTTGGTATTAAATCAAAAAGAGGGCCAATGCGGCAGATGGAAATCGTTTACTTGCCTCTCCATTCGCCTTTCGCCTTGAAAAACTTTGCATTTTTGGCAGGTCATGAAATTCGCAACCTACGCGAATCGAatttgaacaaaaaaaaaagaaagcggCCATATCTTGCCAAACAAATCAATTGCAACAGAAATCCAGAATGAGAAGATTCTGTGACATGAAAGTCAACCCATTCAATGGCTTAGatataattcaatttgcatttttgcgGATGCGGGATGACATTTTTCCGCtcgtgtgtgtgggtgcagCATTGAAAGTTCTCGTTGAACTTTCAGGGTAACTTAGTAAATGAGTTTTCAATAAATATACTGTTGCCATTTGTGGGGAAATAGAGATTGGAAATGTGATTTCAGCAAAACAACGTTTCactgaaaacattttttgcaataggtagttattatttatgttttattgtaATCTGAGCTGGTTAAGTTATAATATGTTTGAATAAAAACTATGATATTCAGtcattataatataaataaatcctTAGCTCACGCCaactttctattttttatatgttaTTATATTTCATTGTTAAAAATAGTCAAAAATTTCAACGAACTTTATGCCATTTTCTAAATCAGACAATTTGTATTTGCAGGCTATAAATGAATATTCAGTTATGAAAATATACAAGATATTAGAATAGATTTTCCGAAGTcttaaattccatttaataCCTATATATGCTCAGTTCAAAAACACCACCCATCTTTTAGCAACTTTAGCCACTTTTTAACCCCTTTGCttgtgtttctgtttctgcacCAGCTTTGGTGTAAACTCTCAACTTTCAGCTCAACGTTGGCTGGTGGCTTCTGACTAATTGACCCAACTGACCATGTGAGGAATGGCCctaaattgaaattcaatgGAATAACAATTAATTGGGTATACGGTTTCAGGTGCAGTAATTACGTTGATATATGCCTCTTCGCCCACGCCGGTCACAACATAAATAAAGCAGCATTACGTAAACGCAAGGGATGCCAGCCGGCCATGTGAGTGCGAGGATGTGTGGCTATAGCCAGGACACATATTCTGGCTGGAACTGAGAAAGCGAGTCAAATGCCATGAAATTTCATTACCTTCGAGAGAGCAGCGGCAAATAGCATAAAAGTTAAGCTGCTAGCTAAACCAATTACACTAGACCCGCGATGTTTCAGCTGCCAAGGGAGCAACCTACcgaaagcagcaacaaccactgAACTAACTACAACAATAATGTCAACAGTGAaaccagcaacaaaaacaaggcTTCTGTAGCGAAGCCCAGACGGAAAAGCGCGGGGGACAATTCTAGGAAGAGGCGGCGAAAAGAAGCAACTGTTGCCCGCTGAAACATCGAGGAAATCAAAAGCTTTGGCCACAGTGCTGCCGAAATTCAGATTtcaaaaacaagaattttagcgggaaaaaatcaaatatcTTACTTTGTAGAATTAGCAATaagttaaaataattattatcaATTCTTGCTGTAGTTAGATAAATCATTTATAGTACCATAAATAATTTGGCTTGCTAATCATCAAGATGAAAGATGTTCTGACAAATTGTGCGAATTTTTGTCTGAAAAAAGGATAAAGTGCCACAACTTTTCGGCGGGGACATTAAagagatttatttatttctggcAACATGGTGTTGTGAGCGAGTATCTGAAGCGAATAAACGAAACGGAACGGAACAGGAGCAATTCCTTCACTTGTCAGCTAGAAGCTCACCCCCTAAAAAAAGGCGAAAGAATAACCCCCGACCAAGAAAAGAAGCCAGCTCACTTTCTCACTGCGACTGTCAAAAactcatttattatttaaataatatgcaAAGGAGACGGGGCCGAAGGAAACACGAATAAAATTCAGCCTGTtgttcatttttatttggaGGAGCCAGTGCAGAAGGtaaagcaacaaaaactttTGTGTCAAAGTTCGagcgttcttttttttattattattattatgaagatgatgatgatgaggccCGACAAGTTAAATTTCTCTGGGCCCAAGGATGTTCGGTGTCAGTCCGCAGACATCCGCTGTCAGTTGGTGTGGCGAgaaaagatacaaaatttGGCAAAGCAAGTTTTCGCAATTCGAACAAGACAATACAAATCAAATAGTTGATTGCACATGCAAAAAACAATTCGCCAGTTCATTTGAGACCATTGCAGCACATTTCGGCATTGTTGTAAATCTGGCTAAATTgatacactttttttttgctcaaattaaattaagacAATTGCCGTAAATGGGTAACTTTTTGTGATCACCATCAATCCAAGCAAAAGGCACGAATATGACGGAAATGAGTTCCAGTGAATTTATTTCATGACATTTACCACTTACAGCTCCTTATCATTGTCACGGCCCAGGAGTTAATATTATTTTGCCTAGTTCACTTTCAACATAAATAATTGTTTAGAAGCACGTGCACGTGACTTTATTGCCTTCAAAGGCGGGGGTCTTATCACTTGGACCAAAAGTTTGTGACACTCGGACCCTATAAAGTTGTTCTATGTTTTGTTTGATGGCCATTTTGAAGTTAATTTTGATGTTCCTCGGCTGTCGTTCTAAGATAAAAGTTACATTTAAAGTTCTTAAAATTCTTAAAATTCCATAAAGTCTAAGCCTAAATGGTAGGTGCACATATGAGAATGAAGTTATTGAAGACAAGGGTATTCTACACGTCGTACTACCCGTATCCATAATTTCCAGTAGTTTACCTTTTGCATAGCCCCACTGCCTGTCCCCTCCACTTGATTTCCCatcattttggccaaaaacatgCAAGCCGCTGGAAGCGA carries:
- the LOC6609525 gene encoding glyceraldehyde-3-phosphate dehydrogenase, with product MSGIGINGFGRIGRMFARQALVRKDVKIVAINDPSLDPKYLAYMLRYDSTHGQFNQKISVDGNNLVVNGKKIKLLKESDVKKVKWCDLGVHTVVECSGRFTTLKACQGHLDSGAKKVVISAPSADAPMFVCGVNLDTYKPGTPIISNASCTTNCLAPLAKVVNDNFQICEGLMTTVHAATATQKIIDGPSSKLWRDGRSGMTNIIPAATGAAKAVGKVIPDLNGKLTGMAFRVPVPNVSVVDLTCRLSKPAKMDDIKKCIKDASECEMKGILGYVEEEVVSTDFNGSRFASVFDAKACIALSDTFVKLISWYDNETGYSCRLLDLVLYAQLVDQCDAKEKGGCK